One region of Ananas comosus cultivar F153 linkage group 9, ASM154086v1, whole genome shotgun sequence genomic DNA includes:
- the LOC109715907 gene encoding uncharacterized protein LOC109715907: MVFAGGDGAAAVWSAALAVQVVRGRWFMVFASFLIMAAAGATYIFGIYSKELKSALGYNQQTLNTLSFFKDLGANVGVLSGLINEVTPPWVVLSIGAAMNLAGYLMIYLAITARTAPPPVWLMCLYICVGANSQSFANTGALVTCVKNFPESRGIVLGLLKGFVGLSGAIFTQLYLAVYGDDAKSLVLLIAWLPAAVSVVFVHTIRIMPYARRRPGDADHHDNGPFYCFLYISAALAAFLLVMIVVEQRVAFSHAAYAAGAAALLLILFLPLAVVVKEEVKLFIEKQRSLRSPPTSIAVEKPEPETAAPQPKLQNLNSKPRSSCVARMLKPPARGEDYSILQALVSVDMLVLFFTTICGVGGTLTAIDNMGQIGQSLGYPAKSINTFVSLISIWNYAGRVTAGFVSEIFLARYKFPRPLMLTLVLLLACVGHLLIAFGVPQSLYAASIIIGFCFGAQWPLLFAIISEVFGLKYYSTLYNFGSVASPIGSYILNVRVAGHLYDIEAAKQSPGGGGGGGDTTCIGVQCFKASFLIITATTVLGAVVSLVLVWRTRKFYRGDIYARFKDVGFTSAAAAAAAEAEVPIESGGKQGGAEEEEVVVNGKSSEEEVVNGCKG; the protein is encoded by the coding sequence ATGGTGTTCGCCGGCGGCGACGGGGCGGCGGCGGTCTGGTCGGCGGCGTTGGCGGTGCAGGTGGTCCGCGGGCGGTGGTTCATGGTGTTCGCGTCGTTCCTGATCATGGCGGCGGCCGGCGCGACCTACATCTTCGGCATCTACTCGAAGGAGCTGAAGTCGGCGCTGGGCTACAACCAGCAGACCCTCAACACCCTCAGCTTCTTCAAGGACCTCGGCGCCAACGTCGGCGTCCTCTCCGGCCTCATCAACGAGGTCACCCCGCCCTGGGTCGTCCTCTCCATCGGCGCCGCCATGAACCTCGCCGGCTACCTCATGATCTACCTCGCCATCACCGCCCGCACCGCGCCCCCGCCCGTCTGGCTCATGTGCCTCTACATCTGCGTCGGCGCCAACTCCCAGTCCTTCGCCAACACCGGCGCCCTCGTCACCTGCGTCAAGAACTTCCCGGAGAGCCGCGGCATCGTCCTCGGCCTCCTCAAGGGCTTCGTCGGCCTCAGCGGCGCCATCTTCACCCAGCTCTACCTCGCCGTCTACGGCGACGACGCCAAGTCCCTCGTCCTGCTCATCGCCTGGCTCCCCGCCGCCGTCTCCGTCGTCTTCGTCCACACCATCCGCATCATGCCCTACGCCCGGCGCCGCCCGGGCGACGCCGACCACCATGACAACGGGCCCTTCTACTGCTTCCTCTACATCTCCGCCGCGCTCGCAGCCTTCCTGCTCGTCATGATCGTCGTCGAGCAGCGCGTCGCCTTCTCCCACGCCGCCtacgccgccggcgccgccgcgctcctcctcatcctcttcctcccccTCGCCGTCGTCGTCAAGGAGGAAGTCAAGCTGTTCATCGAAAAGCAGCGGTCGCTGCGGAGCCCGCCGACGTCGATCGCGGTCGAAAAACCGGAGCCGGAAACAGCTGCCCCCCAGCCGAAACTGcagaatttgaattcgaagccGCGGTCGTCGTGCGTGGCGAGGATGCTGAAGCCGCCGGCCAGAGGGGAGGACTACTCGATACTGCAGGCGCTGGTGAGCGTCGACATGCTGGTGCTGTTCTTCACGACGATATGCGGGGTCGGGGGGACGCTGACGGCGATCGACAACATGGGGCAGATCGGGCAGTCGCTGGGCTACCCAGCGAAGAGCATCAACACCTTCGTGTCCCTCATCAGCATCTGGAACTACGCGGGCCGGGTGACGGCCGGGTTCGTGTCGGAGATCTTCCTCGCCAGGTACAAGTTTCCGCGGCCGCTGATGCTGACGCTGGTGCTGCTGCTGGCGTGCGTGGGCCACCTCCTGATCGCCTTCGGCGTGCCGCAGTCGCTCTACGCCGCCTCCATCATCATCGGCTTCTGCTTCGGCGCGCAGTGGCCGCTGCTCTTCGCCATCATATCGGAGGTGTTCGGGCTCAAGTACTACTCCACGCTGTACAACTTCGGCTCGGTGGCGAGCCCCATCGGCTCGTACATACTCAACGTGCGCGTCGCGGGGCACCTCTACGACATCGAGGCCGCGAAGCAGAGCCCgggaggggggggagggggCGGCGACACGACGTGCATCGGGGTGCAGTGCTTCAAGGCGTCGTTCCTGATCATCACGGCGACGACCGTGCTCGGGGCGGTGGTGTCGCTGGTGTTGGTGTGGAGGACGAGGAAGTTCTATCGAGGCGACATCTACGCGAGGTTTAAGGACGTCGGGTTCACGtctgcagcggcggcggcggcggcggaggcggaggtgccTATCGAGAGTGGCGGTAAGCAAGggggagcggaggaggaggaggtggtggtcaACGGGAAGAGCTCCGAGGAGGAGGTGGTCAACGGGTGCAAGGGTTAA